The genomic interval ATGAGTGAACTGTGTATTTAATTGATTGTTACATTGTTATTCATAGGGAAGCTTGTTTGATGGTACAAACTATTGATTATGAGAGATGAGAATAAAAAGGAGATCGAGCCTCCCTATGAATTTTTGCAACATGCTTTAGAACAGCTTTATCCAATTCGTATTTTCCTATTATCAATGTTAAGAAAAGGAAAGAGGGGCGGCTGGCTAAGGTTATTAGGGCATAGTACTAAAAAAGATGCCGCCCCTCTTTATGGCAAAATTTGTAATATTTCCAAGAATCATGGATTATTGCGCCTGATTTCTGACATATATGTCAGGATAAGTGTTTTCATTGATAGATTTTACTTCTAAGGCTTCAATTATCATTTGGGTCAAACTAATTAAATGCTTTCGTTCCATCCTAAGAGTGATGTTTCCTATTGCTACGTGAAATGAATCACAGCAACTGCACTGCGAGACGTTTCCGATGTTTGAAGATGATAGTGAATATACTTTCTGAGTATCATTGCATAAAACAGCCATTTAAAACCTCCTAGAATATATTGTTACTAACTAATTTATTCCAACTTCTGATATATGTTCAATACTAAATCAATATTGATAATCAATTTCAATTAGATAATACATTATGGATCTAGGATGTCAAGGATTAAAATAAAAAAAGTTTTTTAAGGTATAAAAGTCTGGCTGAGACTTACAATTATTAAGTCTCTTGATCTGCATTTAGCGGGCTCTGGCTGCCATTCATCTATCAATACTTTGGCTTCTTTGATCTGCACATTACTCATGTCGATGCTGATTCGGTTCATAGATTTCTGAGCAAATTGAACTTCTCTCGGCGGTCCATACTTCTCAGCAAGCCCAAACCATTTATAAGCCTCCACAAGATCTCTAGGCTCGCCGCAGCCCTTTTTACAATTAAGCCTGGTATATGGAACACTTCTATGTGCAAAAACTACTCCCATGGTATTTAGCGCCTGTGGTTGAGCCTGATTTGCCGCCCTTATCCACCATCTAAGGGCAGTATCCCGGTTTTTCCTAATTCCTAATCCATCGAAATATAGAAGCCCGATTGCATACTCTGCATCACAATCGCCTCCTCTTGCCATTGGAAGCCACATTTTTTTAGCAATACGATACTCACCCTGCTGGTACCACTTTAGACCAATTTTGTAGTTATCATTCTCAGTAAAATCACTCACCGGATTAGGAAGATCCTCGGTTAGTTCACTACTAAAATCTTTTGTTTGCTGACAGGAAATCATAAATAACAGTGAAAAAAATAGAAATACGATCGATATAGTTTTACTATAAACTCTAGTTTTCATTACATACTCCCCGTTGTGCTCTGAGAAAAAATAAATTTTCCATGTCAAAATATAGCGAATAATAATACAAAGTAAAATCTCAAATATAAATAAACAGTATATTCGCATTTGACAAAGCTCCTTGGAAGTGAAAGAATTTACAGTCTTAAAAGCAATAAATAAGGTGAATAAATGCGATTTTCGGATTATTTGAACAATAAAAATAAAAAACCTCTAATATCATTTGAGATATTCCCGCCCAAGACAAAAAAGGGCTTGGATAATTTGCAATTTGAACTATCTCTGCTTACTACCTTAACGCCTGATTTTATTACTGTTACTTATGGCGCAATGGGTACAACAAGAGATAAAACTCTAGATATTGCATCACTAATCAAAAACCGTTTTGGCATAGAGTCCGCATGCCATCTAACATGTGTCGGGGCAACAAAGAACGAACTTGACTCTATGCTTGAGAAAATTTACCAAGGTGGAGTGAGAAACATTGTTGCACTTAGAGGAGATCCTCCGCAGGGTGAGACTAATTTTATTGCTTCCAAGGATGGATTGTCCCACGGCAATGAACTTGTTGAACATATTAGAAATTTTGAATCTCGCAAAGCCAGTTCGGATCATTTCGGTCTCGCTGTAGCAGGCTATCCTGAAAAACATATAGAGGCCCCAGAGATGGATGTAGATTTGGCAAATCTAAAAAGAAAAGTAGACGCAGGGGCTGATGTCATTATCACACAATTATTCTTTGACAATAAGTATTATTTTGATTTTGTAGATAGGGTAAGAGATATAGGTATCAGCGTTCCTGTAATCCCAGGCATCATGCCAATACTATCTGCAAAACAGATAAAGAGAATTACCTCTATGTGCGGCACAAGCATACCACAGGAACTAAAAGCTAAGCTTGATTCGGCTACGGATGATGATGCTAAAGCTAGAGACATCGGAATCCAGCAATGTATTGAACAATCTAAAGAACTTATCGCCCGGGGGGTTCCCGGGATTCATTTCTATGTGCTTAATAAATCAACCCATATGATAAGAATAATGGAAGCATTGTCAGGTGATTTGGAAACAGCTACATAGATAACTCTTTTATCACAGTCAGTTACAATTAAATACAAATGCCTGAGACAACATCTCTTTTTAATAAAATTGCAAAGCACTATGACTCTCTAAACACTTTCTTTAGTTTTGGAATGGATAAGCTTTGGAGGAGAAAGCTGGTACATGAGATAGAGGGTTCAGATCTTGTTTTAGATATAGCTACGGGCACTGGAGAAGTTGCAATTGAAGCTATAAAAAAACTGCAAAGGGCTCAGGTAGTGGGAATTGATCCAAGCAGTGAAATGCTCAGAATGGCAAAACCCAAATGTGAAGTCCGGGAATATAAAAACAAGATTAAGTTAGTCCAAGGATATGCTGAGCAACTACCATTCACTAACGACACGTTTGATGCTATCACTATTGCATTTGGAATAAGAAATACTGTGAATCCGCTAGAGTCGCTTACCGAGATGAACAGAGTTTTAAAGCCCGGAGGAAAGCTAGCTATACTAGAATTTACAATTCCTAAAAATGCCATATTTGCACCAATCTATTTATTTTATTTTAGAAAATTTCTGCCATTTATCGGATCATTTTTCGGAAGCCAAAAAGAGTACAAGTATCTCTCCGATTCAACATCAGAGTTTCCACAAAGGGGAAAATTTATTGAAATTATGAATAAAGCAGAATTTACCACTCATGAATCTATAGAGCTTATGATTGGAACTGTAATAATATACAGAGGAATTAAAAACCAATAATTAACAAGTCTTAAGGAGCAAGTCGCTCAATTTTCCAACTGCCCTCATCTGCATGCGTGTAAACAAGCCTATCATGAAGCCTATTATCTCTTCCCTGCCAAAACTCAATCGTCTCTGCAACTAATCTATATCCGTTCCAATAAGGGGGTCTGGGAACAGCTTGATCTTTGTACTTGTCTTCAAACTCTTTAAATCTATCATCTAAGATCTCTCTGCCGGATATTACACTACTCTGCTCAGATGCCCATGCCCCGATCTGACTTCCTCTGGGCCTGCTTGCAAAATATTCGTTTGCTTCCTGAACGGAGACTATTTGGATACTACCCTCGATTCTTACCTGCCTTTCCAGCTTGCCCCACCAAAAACACATAGCAGCACAGGGGTTATTGCTGAGCTCATGACCTTTTTTACTACTAGAGTTTGTATAGAAAACAAAACCGTGCTCATCAAAATCTTTAAGAAGAACAACCCTGGCAGAAGGCTTTTCTTCATTAGTTGATGTAGCAAGAGTAAATGCATTTGGGTGTATAAGGTCAGCCGAAAGAGCTTCTTGATACCAATTGCGAAACTGTATTATCGGATTAGGATCTACATCCCTCTCATTAAGCTCATATAGACCAAATTGTTTATTAAGTGTATCTTCGGAGTTGCTCATTGATTTGTTTTTAATATATCTGACAGTGCATCTTGCAAGGTAGTATATTTAAATTTGTAGCCTGAATCCAACAACTTTTGTGGAACCACTCTGGTGCTAGAAAGCATAGTCTCTTCGCCCATTTCTCCAAATAGCCCTCTAACAGCAAAGGCTGGCAGAGGCAATATCGTGGGTCGATTAAGGGCTCTGCCTAAAGCGGAGGTAAATTCATCATTAGTAACCGCAATTGGGGCAACGCCGTTAACTGGGCCTAAGACTTGTTCGTTTTTTATTAAAAAGTAGATAATTTCCACTAGGTCTTGTATTGCAATCCAGCTCCAGTACTGTCTGCCGTCTCCAATTTTCCCGCCCAAGCCTAGTTTAAATGGGGTCAGAATTTTTTCTAAGGCGCCGCCATCTATACCCAAAACTAATCCAATTCGCAGATTGCAAACTCTGATTCCAGCTAGCTCTGCGCTCTTTGTAGCTTGCTCCCACTTAACCCCGACATCTGCCAAAAACCCATTACCACTTGAGCTGTCTTCAGTTAATAATTCATCCCCTCGGCTACCATAGTATCCAATTGCTGAGGCCGCAACTAGCACTTTTGGTTTATTTTGAAGATTTGCCAGAGTCTCTGATAGTAGTGTTGTGCCATCTACCCTGCTGTTTTCAATTTTAGACTTTTTTCCCTCAGTCCATCTACCTGCTATGTTCTCACCCGCTAAATGAACTACGGCATAAAGACCTTCTAGTGCCTCAGCATCCAATTCACCCTTGTCGGGATCCCAGTTTATAACATTTTCTTTAGAGGACTTTGCTGATCTTGTGAGAATCTTTATCTCATACCCATTTGCGACCAATAGCTGTGTCAAATGAGTTCCAATAAAGCCAGCTGCTCCTGATATTAGTACAGTCTTGGACATAATATGTAATAAGAATAGCACAGAGAATAATTTAGGGAAAATGAAATGGGGTTAACTAGAAGAGAATGTCTCTAAAATTGCGTTTTGGTAGTTCTTTACTTCTTCAAAATCAAGGTAATAATGTGGGGCACTAAGTATAGGAAGATCAATAAACTCCCTGTATTCTTCAACCCTTCTGCGGCATTCAGAGGCCGTTCCTACAATCGCAAAGGTGTTTACCATATCATCAGTAACGGAGCTTATCATCCTATTTATGTCTTTTTTAAAGAAAGCATCCCTTACTTTTTCAGTCTCTTTTGTAAAGCCGTGTAGTTTAAAAGGCGGTTCATATGTTCTAACAGTAGCGTAAAAAGCTATAGTAGCCCTGGCTGCTTCGAGTGCTTGTGGTCTATTCTCAGATATGGCACAAGTGATGATGGAGCAGGCATTAAAATCCTCCCGGGATTTGCCAGAGTGTTTTAGCCCCGCTGCAATATTTTTACTAACAACCTCTTTCATATACCTCAGCGAGCAAACCACGTGGCCCAGATAGCCATCTGCAACTTCCGCAGATGCTCTTACCATATTACTTCCCACTCCTGCTAAATAGATAGGAATGGTCTCTCTGGCCGGCGCAAAGGCCCTGTGATAGCCCTTGTTTGAAATTTTGTAGTACTCACCCTCATAAGTTATAGGATCCCCTGTGTGAGCTTCTGAGCTAAATAGTCTAATAAGATCTATGCACTCTTTGATCTTGGCGACAGGCTTTCCGTGGCTAACGCCATGCCACATCTCATTTGTTCTTTTTGCCCCAGTCCCAAGTCCTAGGATCAGCCTTCCGTTAGATATTTCGTCCAGATCTAGAGCTGTTAATGAAGTTATTAGAGGGCTTCTCACAAAAGCGAGTGCCACAGCTGTACCAAGCTTGATGTGTGTAGTAGCTGATGCTACCGCAGATAGCTGTCCGAAGCTGGTTCTGTAGAGTTCTGTTGCCCATACAGAGTCAAAATTGGCATCTTCAGCTTTCTTTGCTAATAACACCAGATCTGAAATATTATCGCTATCTAGAATTAATCCAACTGGTTTCACTTACCTGTTCCTTCTTTAAAGTCTAATTTGTCTTTAAAAAACAAAGGCGGCCCAAGGGCCGCCCGTTGATAAGCAAGTTCAATCTACAGATATAGTTAAAATCCTTCCGGTTCGATAGTTGTTATAAAAATTTACTTTTCTTCTTTCTCTTTTTCTTCTTCGCTCTGTGTATCTTCCTGAGCTTCTTGTGAAGACTCTTCTGTATCAGCCTTAGCCTCTATTTCTTCTTCAGCCTTTGCTTCAACTTCTGGCTCCTGAGCTGGTGCTTCTTCTTTAGCCACAGGCTCTTCTACTTCTTGGGCCTCTTCTTGGGCTGCTTCTGCTGCTGGTTCTTCAGGTTTTTCCTCTGCCGGAGCTTCTTGTGCCGCCGCCTCAGGTGCTTGCGCCTCTTCTTCGGCCGGTGCTTCTTGCTTTGCTTCCGCAGCTGTTTCTTCTACTGGAGCTTCTTTTACTTCAGCCTCAGGAGTTTCCTCAACCTTTGCCTCAGGCTCTTGGGTTACTTCTTCTACAGCCTCAGCTGCTACTACAGCCTCTGCAGCCTTTTTCTCTTCATCTATTAACCCTAGTTCTTCAGCAGATTCTTTTTTAGAACTCTTTGCTTTAGCTGAATCATCTTTTGCTTTAGGAGTCGTTTTCTTTTTAGGTGCAGCTTTAGCTTTCTTTTTCTTTTTAGGTTTATACTCTTCTTCAACTAGCTCAATTAATGATATAGGAGTGTTATCTCCTTTTCTGAAACCAAGTTTAGTGATTCTTGTATAACCGCCGGGACGGTCTTTGAATCTTTGGGCAAGCTCATCAAATAGTTTCTGCAGAACTTCTTTATCTTTTACATAGGCAGCCGCTTGTCTTCTTTTATGAAGCGTACCCTCTTTTGCAAGAGTAATAATCTTCTCCGCAGCTCTTCTGATTTCTTTAGCTCTTGTGTCAGTAGTTCTTAAGCTATCGTTACGAAACAAATCGGTAACCATATTGCGAAGCATTGATTTTCTATGCTTTGTAGTTACTCCAAGTTTTCTTCCTACTCTTTTATGTCTCATCGTTTAATCTCCAATCTGTCCGTAAAATAATTATTGAGAAGCCAATCTCTCGCTACGTTTTTCTTTCTCAGCATCAAAGACTTCAGAGTTAATGGCAAGTCCTAAACCAAGACCCATCTCCTCAAGTCTTTCCCTAATTTCAAAAAGTGACCTCTTACCAAAATTCTCAAGGTTAAGAAGATCATCTTCTGTTCTCTGGATCAAATCCCCTGCATACTCAATTCCCGCTTTTCTAAGACAGTTAAGAGATCTAGCAGAAAGATCCATCTCTTCAATTGTATTAAATAATATTTCTTCAGTTCCTTTAATCTCTTGTTTTTCTTCACTCTCAGGGACTTCATCAATCTCTGATTCATCAAAGTTTATAAATATTGTAAGCTGATTTTTTACAATCTTAGCCGCATACGCAACTGCGTCTTCAGGCAAAATTGTGCCGTTCGTCCATACTTCCAGTGTAAGTCTCTGAAAGTCAGTACGTCTACCTACCCTAGAGTTGGTAACTGTGTAATTTACTTTTCTTACAGGAGAGAATAGAGCGTCTATTGGAATAAGACCTATCGTTGTCTGAAGCTCACCTCTTTTTTCTACAGCTTCATAGCCTCTACCCATCTCAACAGTCATTTCCATCTCTAGCTTTGCTCCCTCTGCTAAAGTGGCGATATGGTGATCAGTATTTAGAATTTCTACATTCTGATTTAGTATTATATCACCTGCTGTAATATTACATTCTCCGCTTGCACTTACTGTAATAATCTGAGACTCGTAGGAATGCATCTTAAGCTCAATTCCTTTTAAGTTTAAAATTATTTCTGTAACATCCTCTTTTATGCCTGGCATAGATGAGAATTCATGCAGTACACCATCAATTTTAATGGAGGTTATAGCAGGTCCTTGAATAGAGGAAAGCAGCACTCTTCTAAGGGCGTTGCCAAGTGTTACACCGTAGCCCCTCTCTAGAGGCTCACAAATAAATTTTGAGTAAAATGGAGTAGCACTCTTCTCTTCTTTTTCTATCCTTTTAGGTTTTATAAGATCTTGCCAATTCTTTTGAAAGTCCTTCACCTTATCCTCCTCCATTGTGTCAATCTGGCCATAGTTTGCTCTTACCTTTTTTAAAAACTTTTTATTATACTCTTGAATAGAACTCAACAATCAACTGTTCATCAATTGGGAATGTTACGTCATCTCTTTCCGGTAGTTTTGTTACAGTTCCAACATATTTCTCTTCATCTAGACTCAGCCATTCAGGGATACCTCTTCTGGATCTAAACTCAAGAGCTTCATGTATTCTCTGAAGTTTTTTGCTCTTTTCTCTAATTTCGATTGTATCTCCTTCTTGTACCATATAAGAAGGAACATTAAGTACTTCTCCGTTAACTAGTATATGTTTGTGGCTTACTAACTGTCTTGCATCGTTTCTGGAGCTTCCCAAACATAGACGAAATACAACATTATCGAGCCTTCTTTCGAGTAGAGAAAGAAGAATAAAACCAGTTACACCTTTAATATGAGAGGCTTTTTGGAAATACTTTTTAAATTGCTTTTCTCTAAGACCGTACATTCTTTTAACTTTCTGCTTTTCTCTAAGCCTTACTCCAAACTCTGAGAACTTGCTTCTGAATTTACCATGCTCTCCAGGAACCTGGTCCGGCCTTTTTTCAATTGCGGTCTTACCGTTATAGCTTCTCTCACCCTTTAGAAAAAGGTTAACTCCCTCTCTTCTGGATATTCTATCTGTTGGCCCAGTGTATCTGCCCATGCTTTAAAAAACCTCCTTGAGATCTGCGGTAAACAGTCTCATCTCAATCAAAGTAATGTTAAACTCTCCTTCTTCCCGGCGGCCTGCAGCCATTATGCGGAATAGGAGTCACGTCTCTAATAAATGTAATTTTTAGCCCTGATGCCTGTATTGACCTAATTGCAGGCTCTCTACCGGGGCCAGGCCCTTTAACGAAAACTTGTACGCTCTTCATGCCGAAAGTAGCAGCTTTTTTAGCAGCGTCTTCAGCAGCGATCTGAGCTGCAAACGGCGTTCCCTTACGAGTACCTTTAAACCCTTTCATTCCGCCGCTTGACCAAGAGATTACATTTCCGCCGGTATCACTGATAGTAATAATAGTGTTATTAAATGTGGCTTGAATGTTAATCACGCCTTGCTCTACAAATTTTTTAGTTTTCTTCTTACTACTTTTCTTTGTAGCCATTAATTATCTCCAAAAATATTATTTACCGGCCTTTTTCTTCTTAGCAATTGCCGTTCCGCGCGGGCCTTTGCGGGTTCTGGCATTTGATTTTGTTTTCTGTCCTCTTGTA from Thermodesulfobacteriota bacterium carries:
- a CDS encoding tetratricopeptide repeat protein; this encodes MKTRVYSKTISIVFLFFSLLFMISCQQTKDFSSELTEDLPNPVSDFTENDNYKIGLKWYQQGEYRIAKKMWLPMARGGDCDAEYAIGLLYFDGLGIRKNRDTALRWWIRAANQAQPQALNTMGVVFAHRSVPYTRLNCKKGCGEPRDLVEAYKWFGLAEKYGPPREVQFAQKSMNRISIDMSNVQIKEAKVLIDEWQPEPAKCRSRDLIIVSLSQTFIP
- the metF gene encoding methylenetetrahydrofolate reductase [NAD(P)H]; the protein is MRFSDYLNNKNKKPLISFEIFPPKTKKGLDNLQFELSLLTTLTPDFITVTYGAMGTTRDKTLDIASLIKNRFGIESACHLTCVGATKNELDSMLEKIYQGGVRNIVALRGDPPQGETNFIASKDGLSHGNELVEHIRNFESRKASSDHFGLAVAGYPEKHIEAPEMDVDLANLKRKVDAGADVIITQLFFDNKYYFDFVDRVRDIGISVPVIPGIMPILSAKQIKRITSMCGTSIPQELKAKLDSATDDDAKARDIGIQQCIEQSKELIARGVPGIHFYVLNKSTHMIRIMEALSGDLETAT
- the ubiE gene encoding bifunctional demethylmenaquinone methyltransferase/2-methoxy-6-polyprenyl-1,4-benzoquinol methylase UbiE, with protein sequence MPETTSLFNKIAKHYDSLNTFFSFGMDKLWRRKLVHEIEGSDLVLDIATGTGEVAIEAIKKLQRAQVVGIDPSSEMLRMAKPKCEVREYKNKIKLVQGYAEQLPFTNDTFDAITIAFGIRNTVNPLESLTEMNRVLKPGGKLAILEFTIPKNAIFAPIYLFYFRKFLPFIGSFFGSQKEYKYLSDSTSEFPQRGKFIEIMNKAEFTTHESIELMIGTVIIYRGIKNQ
- the pdxH gene encoding pyridoxamine 5'-phosphate oxidase, with protein sequence MSNSEDTLNKQFGLYELNERDVDPNPIIQFRNWYQEALSADLIHPNAFTLATSTNEEKPSARVVLLKDFDEHGFVFYTNSSSKKGHELSNNPCAAMCFWWGKLERQVRIEGSIQIVSVQEANEYFASRPRGSQIGAWASEQSSVISGREILDDRFKEFEDKYKDQAVPRPPYWNGYRLVAETIEFWQGRDNRLHDRLVYTHADEGSWKIERLAP
- a CDS encoding TIGR01777 family oxidoreductase; this translates as MSKTVLISGAAGFIGTHLTQLLVANGYEIKILTRSAKSSKENVINWDPDKGELDAEALEGLYAVVHLAGENIAGRWTEGKKSKIENSRVDGTTLLSETLANLQNKPKVLVAASAIGYYGSRGDELLTEDSSSGNGFLADVGVKWEQATKSAELAGIRVCNLRIGLVLGIDGGALEKILTPFKLGLGGKIGDGRQYWSWIAIQDLVEIIYFLIKNEQVLGPVNGVAPIAVTNDEFTSALGRALNRPTILPLPAFAVRGLFGEMGEETMLSSTRVVPQKLLDSGYKFKYTTLQDALSDILKTNQ
- a CDS encoding LLM class flavin-dependent oxidoreductase, with protein sequence MKPVGLILDSDNISDLVLLAKKAEDANFDSVWATELYRTSFGQLSAVASATTHIKLGTAVALAFVRSPLITSLTALDLDEISNGRLILGLGTGAKRTNEMWHGVSHGKPVAKIKECIDLIRLFSSEAHTGDPITYEGEYYKISNKGYHRAFAPARETIPIYLAGVGSNMVRASAEVADGYLGHVVCSLRYMKEVVSKNIAAGLKHSGKSREDFNACSIITCAISENRPQALEAARATIAFYATVRTYEPPFKLHGFTKETEKVRDAFFKKDINRMISSVTDDMVNTFAIVGTASECRRRVEEYREFIDLPILSAPHYYLDFEEVKNYQNAILETFSSS
- the rplQ gene encoding 50S ribosomal protein L17, encoding MRHKRVGRKLGVTTKHRKSMLRNMVTDLFRNDSLRTTDTRAKEIRRAAEKIITLAKEGTLHKRRQAAAYVKDKEVLQKLFDELAQRFKDRPGGYTRITKLGFRKGDNTPISLIELVEEEYKPKKKKKAKAAPKKKTTPKAKDDSAKAKSSKKESAEELGLIDEEKKAAEAVVAAEAVEEVTQEPEAKVEETPEAEVKEAPVEETAAEAKQEAPAEEEAQAPEAAAQEAPAEEKPEEPAAEAAQEEAQEVEEPVAKEEAPAQEPEVEAKAEEEIEAKADTEESSQEAQEDTQSEEEKEKEEK
- a CDS encoding DNA-directed RNA polymerase subunit alpha, giving the protein MKDFQKNWQDLIKPKRIEKEEKSATPFYSKFICEPLERGYGVTLGNALRRVLLSSIQGPAITSIKIDGVLHEFSSMPGIKEDVTEIILNLKGIELKMHSYESQIITVSASGECNITAGDIILNQNVEILNTDHHIATLAEGAKLEMEMTVEMGRGYEAVEKRGELQTTIGLIPIDALFSPVRKVNYTVTNSRVGRRTDFQRLTLEVWTNGTILPEDAVAYAAKIVKNQLTIFINFDESEIDEVPESEEKQEIKGTEEILFNTIEEMDLSARSLNCLRKAGIEYAGDLIQRTEDDLLNLENFGKRSLFEIRERLEEMGLGLGLAINSEVFDAEKEKRSERLASQ
- the rpsD gene encoding 30S ribosomal protein S4, whose product is MGRYTGPTDRISRREGVNLFLKGERSYNGKTAIEKRPDQVPGEHGKFRSKFSEFGVRLREKQKVKRMYGLREKQFKKYFQKASHIKGVTGFILLSLLERRLDNVVFRLCLGSSRNDARQLVSHKHILVNGEVLNVPSYMVQEGDTIEIREKSKKLQRIHEALEFRSRRGIPEWLSLDEEKYVGTVTKLPERDDVTFPIDEQLIVEFYSRV
- the rpsK gene encoding 30S ribosomal protein S11, translated to MATKKSSKKKTKKFVEQGVINIQATFNNTIITISDTGGNVISWSSGGMKGFKGTRKGTPFAAQIAAEDAAKKAATFGMKSVQVFVKGPGPGREPAIRSIQASGLKITFIRDVTPIPHNGCRPPGRRRV